The Microbacterium sp. LWO12-1.2 genome includes a window with the following:
- a CDS encoding FAD-dependent monooxygenase: protein MQFHHHGYVSGNPRVQDAAGVGIDRPAELPEHVDVLIVGSGPAGMLLAAQMSQYPGVTTRIIEKREGRLVLGQADGIQPRSVETFQAFGFAERIVAEAYNIGWMNFWGPNPENPREIVRTSRTADYAYDICEFPHLIVNQARVLDYFAEAAVNGPGRIVPDYGVEFLGLTVHDDGEYPVEVRVRHVAGEQAGEERVIHAKYVAGCDGARSGVREAIGRTHVGGSAAHAWGVMDVLVNTDFPDWRTKCAINSEAGNILHIPREGGYLSRMYIDLGEVAADDDHRVRKTPVEEIIRKANDILHPYSIDVQQVAWHSVYEVGHRVTDGFDDVIDESGRTPRVFLTGDACHTHSAKAGQGMNVSMQDGFNLGWKLGSVLTGRAGEALLSTYGAERRPVAQQLIDFDREWSTLMARKPEEISDPNELATYYLATAEFPSGFMTQYTASMITGSDAHQALAGGYPLGKRFKSAEVIRVGDGNVVHLGHHAKADGRWRVYAFGDRTGETLAAWAAQAEPLFARFTPADADVDAVFDVKAVYQQPFEEVEVTSAPALFQPKTGPLGLTDWEKVYAAGPSKWTETDIFAARELSRDGVVIVVRPDQYVAAILPLDDTSELAEFLEGALLPAR from the coding sequence ATGCAGTTCCACCACCACGGTTACGTGTCCGGCAATCCTCGCGTGCAGGATGCGGCAGGCGTCGGCATCGACCGTCCCGCCGAACTGCCGGAGCATGTCGACGTGCTCATCGTCGGATCCGGCCCCGCCGGCATGCTGCTCGCCGCGCAGATGTCGCAGTACCCCGGCGTGACCACCCGCATCATCGAGAAGCGCGAAGGGCGACTGGTGCTCGGTCAGGCTGACGGTATCCAGCCCCGCAGCGTCGAGACGTTCCAGGCGTTCGGGTTCGCGGAGCGGATCGTCGCCGAGGCGTACAACATCGGTTGGATGAACTTCTGGGGTCCGAACCCGGAGAACCCGCGCGAGATCGTCCGTACCTCGCGCACCGCCGACTACGCCTACGACATCTGCGAGTTCCCGCATCTGATCGTGAACCAGGCGCGCGTGCTCGACTACTTCGCCGAAGCCGCTGTCAACGGTCCCGGCCGCATCGTCCCGGACTACGGCGTGGAGTTCCTCGGCCTCACCGTGCACGACGACGGCGAGTACCCGGTCGAAGTGCGCGTGCGGCATGTCGCCGGCGAGCAGGCCGGGGAGGAGCGCGTGATCCACGCGAAGTACGTCGCCGGCTGCGACGGTGCGCGCAGTGGTGTGCGCGAGGCCATCGGTCGCACGCATGTCGGCGGCAGCGCGGCGCACGCCTGGGGTGTCATGGACGTGCTCGTGAACACGGACTTCCCGGACTGGCGCACCAAGTGCGCGATCAACTCCGAGGCGGGGAACATCCTGCACATCCCCCGCGAGGGCGGCTACCTCTCGCGCATGTACATCGATCTCGGCGAGGTCGCGGCGGACGACGACCATCGCGTGCGCAAGACGCCGGTCGAGGAGATCATCCGCAAGGCGAACGACATCCTGCACCCGTACTCGATCGACGTGCAGCAGGTCGCGTGGCACAGCGTGTACGAGGTCGGGCACCGGGTCACGGACGGCTTCGACGACGTGATCGACGAGTCGGGGCGCACGCCGCGCGTGTTCCTCACCGGTGACGCCTGCCACACGCACAGCGCAAAGGCCGGACAGGGCATGAACGTCTCGATGCAGGACGGGTTCAACCTCGGGTGGAAGCTCGGCTCGGTGCTCACCGGCCGGGCGGGCGAGGCGCTGCTGTCGACCTACGGCGCCGAGCGGCGTCCGGTGGCTCAGCAGCTCATCGACTTCGATCGCGAGTGGTCGACTCTGATGGCGCGCAAGCCGGAGGAGATCTCCGACCCGAACGAGCTCGCGACGTACTACCTGGCGACAGCGGAGTTCCCCTCCGGGTTCATGACGCAGTACACCGCGTCGATGATCACGGGATCCGACGCGCATCAGGCGCTCGCCGGGGGCTACCCGTTGGGGAAGAGGTTCAAGTCCGCCGAGGTGATCCGGGTCGGCGACGGGAACGTCGTGCACCTCGGGCACCACGCGAAGGCGGATGGACGGTGGCGCGTGTACGCGTTCGGCGACCGCACCGGTGAGACCCTCGCCGCGTGGGCCGCCCAGGCCGAGCCGCTGTTCGCGCGCTTCACCCCGGCCGATGCCGATGTCGACGCCGTATTCGATGTCAAGGCGGTCTACCAGCAGCCGTTCGAAGAGGTCGAGGTGACGTCGGCGCCGGCGCTGTTCCAGCCGAAGACCGGTCCGCTCGGGCTGACGGACTGGGAGAAGGTGTACGCGGCAGGGCCGAGCAAGTGGACGGAGACCGACATCTTCGCCGCCCGCGAGCTCTCGCGCGATGGCGTCGTGATCGTCGTGCGGCCTGACCAGTATGTCGCCGCGATCCTGCCCCTGGACGACACGTCGGAGCTCGCTGAGTTCCTGGAAGGTGCGCTCCTGCCCGCCCGCTGA
- a CDS encoding PhzF family phenazine biosynthesis protein, which yields MARDPEVLRYSAFAADPSGGNPAGVVLDAADLSDERMLQIAAEVGYSETAFVTSRRDDAATPRYHVRFWSPAAEVPFCGHATVATAVALAERTGTGEVVFETGAGAVSLRSASDDEGTVTVSFTSVEPEVRDLDQRVLARLLGLLGLELSDLDPRFPPKEAFAGNWHPTIVIRDRELFDQFRFSPAPVAALMREQGWLGTITVLYAAGESDFDARNLFPVGRITEDPATGSAAASTGAFLRDLGAAGRTIRIHQGAHVRRPSLLTVTIPPHGGIVVSGGAFRIS from the coding sequence ATGGCCCGAGATCCCGAAGTCCTTCGCTACAGCGCCTTCGCGGCCGATCCGAGCGGAGGCAACCCCGCCGGTGTCGTGCTCGACGCTGCCGACCTGAGCGACGAGCGGATGCTGCAGATCGCCGCGGAGGTCGGATACTCCGAGACCGCGTTCGTCACCTCCCGCCGCGACGACGCCGCCACGCCTCGGTATCACGTGCGGTTCTGGTCGCCGGCAGCGGAGGTGCCGTTCTGCGGCCACGCGACGGTCGCGACGGCGGTGGCCCTGGCGGAGCGGACCGGGACCGGCGAGGTGGTGTTCGAGACCGGCGCCGGCGCGGTGTCGCTGCGTTCCGCGTCGGACGACGAGGGCACGGTCACCGTGTCGTTCACGAGTGTCGAACCGGAAGTGCGGGACCTCGACCAGAGGGTGCTCGCACGACTGCTCGGGCTGCTCGGTCTCGAGCTGTCCGATCTCGATCCGCGCTTCCCGCCGAAGGAGGCGTTCGCCGGGAACTGGCATCCGACTATCGTCATCCGGGATCGCGAGCTGTTCGATCAGTTCCGCTTCTCCCCCGCACCCGTCGCGGCGCTGATGCGCGAGCAGGGGTGGCTCGGTACCATCACGGTGCTGTATGCGGCGGGCGAGTCCGACTTCGATGCACGGAATCTCTTCCCGGTCGGCCGCATCACCGAGGATCCAGCGACGGGTTCCGCGGCGGCATCCACCGGCGCCTTCCTGCGCGATCTGGGCGCGGCAGGCCGGACGATCCGCATCCATCAGGGCGCTCATGTGCGGCGTCCGAGCCTGCTCACCGTGACGATCCCCCCGCATGGTGGGATCGTGGTCTCGGGCGGGGCTTTCCGCATCTCCTGA
- a CDS encoding fumarylacetoacetate hydrolase family protein encodes MTDPIDRPGKIIAIHLSYASRADQRGRRPAAPSYFFKPASSVASSGGTVERPAGTELLAFEGEIALIMGTAARRVPVSEAWAHVGAVTASNDLGLYDLRANDKGSNVRSKGGDGYTPLGPQLIDARKVDPAALRVRTWVNGELRQDDTTAGLIFPLAQLVADLSQHFTLEPGDVILTGTPAGSSVIVPGDVVEVEVDAPDAEGAPSSGRLVTTVTQGDVPFDGEIGSLPAVDDLQRTEAWGSREEAGLPPVASTSSETQANAGISPALRAKLLEAPTAGLSAQLRKRGHHSCFIDGVHANIPGSKIVGTAKTLRFVPFREDLFASHGGGYNAQKRAFDAVDGGEIIVIEARGDATTGTLGDILALRARARGAAGVVTDGGIRDFDAVAEIGLPVFSQGAHPSVLGRKHVPWDVDITISCGGATVQPGDIIVGDGDGVIVIPPSLAEQIADDAIAQEIEDAWIAEQVAAGHPVDGLFPLNAEWRARYVAATGPSTGSGTHDGSGIQDDSGTQDDSGTQESSGTQDDSGTHDGSGIQDDSEAGR; translated from the coding sequence GTGACGGATCCCATCGACCGCCCCGGCAAGATCATCGCGATCCACCTGAGCTATGCCTCACGGGCGGATCAGCGGGGCCGACGCCCGGCAGCCCCCTCCTACTTCTTCAAGCCGGCGAGCTCCGTCGCCTCCTCCGGTGGCACTGTCGAACGTCCGGCCGGCACCGAGCTGCTCGCGTTCGAGGGCGAGATCGCCCTGATCATGGGCACCGCCGCCCGCCGGGTGCCGGTCAGCGAGGCCTGGGCGCACGTGGGCGCCGTCACCGCGTCGAACGACCTCGGCCTGTACGACCTGCGTGCGAACGACAAGGGCTCGAACGTCCGCTCCAAGGGTGGAGACGGCTACACCCCGCTCGGACCGCAGCTGATCGACGCGCGCAAGGTCGACCCCGCAGCCCTGCGCGTGCGCACCTGGGTCAACGGCGAACTCCGCCAGGACGACACCACGGCCGGGCTGATCTTCCCGCTCGCGCAGCTGGTCGCCGACCTCTCGCAGCACTTCACGCTCGAGCCGGGCGACGTGATCCTCACTGGCACCCCCGCCGGGTCCTCCGTGATCGTCCCCGGCGACGTCGTCGAGGTCGAGGTCGACGCGCCCGATGCCGAAGGAGCACCGTCCTCCGGTCGGCTCGTCACGACGGTCACGCAGGGCGACGTCCCCTTCGATGGGGAGATCGGTTCGCTCCCCGCCGTCGACGACCTGCAGCGCACCGAGGCCTGGGGCTCTCGGGAAGAGGCCGGGCTCCCGCCCGTCGCTTCGACAAGCTCAGAGACCCAGGCGAACGCAGGAATCTCCCCCGCGCTCCGCGCCAAGCTCCTGGAGGCCCCGACCGCCGGCCTCTCGGCGCAGCTGCGCAAACGCGGTCACCACTCCTGCTTCATCGACGGCGTGCACGCCAACATCCCCGGCAGCAAGATCGTCGGCACGGCCAAGACGCTGCGGTTCGTGCCGTTCCGCGAAGACCTGTTCGCCTCGCACGGCGGCGGGTACAACGCCCAGAAGCGCGCCTTCGATGCCGTGGACGGGGGCGAGATCATCGTGATCGAAGCCCGCGGCGACGCGACAACCGGCACCCTGGGCGACATCCTCGCCCTCCGCGCCCGTGCGCGCGGCGCGGCGGGCGTCGTCACCGATGGCGGCATCCGCGACTTCGACGCCGTGGCCGAGATCGGTCTGCCGGTGTTCTCGCAGGGCGCGCACCCCTCGGTCCTCGGCCGCAAGCATGTGCCGTGGGACGTCGACATCACGATCTCCTGCGGCGGTGCGACCGTGCAGCCGGGCGACATCATCGTCGGCGACGGCGACGGCGTGATCGTCATCCCACCGTCCCTGGCCGAGCAGATCGCCGACGACGCCATCGCGCAGGAGATCGAGGACGCCTGGATCGCCGAGCAGGTCGCCGCCGGTCACCCCGTCGACGGACTGTTCCCGTTGAACGCCGAGTGGCGCGCGCGCTACGTCGCGGCCACCGGCCCTTCGACAGGCTCAGGGACCCACGACGGCTCAGGGATCCAGGACGACTCAGGGACCCAGGACGACTCAGGGACCCAGGAAAGCTCAGGGACCCAGGACGACTCAGGGACCCACGACGGCTCAGGGATCCAGGACGACTCAGAGGCAGGGCGATGA
- a CDS encoding VOC family protein → MTWKIELIFMPVSDVDRSKEFYTKIGFNPDHDQTPTEGLRFVQMTPPGSACSIAFGTGLDIPLEPGQQKTIQVVVPNADEAKAQLEAVGVATKGVEDLGWGRFVWFDDPDGNTWTLQELPDYAA, encoded by the coding sequence ATGACCTGGAAGATCGAACTCATCTTCATGCCGGTGAGCGATGTCGACCGTTCGAAGGAGTTCTACACGAAGATCGGATTCAACCCCGACCACGATCAGACGCCGACCGAGGGCTTGCGGTTCGTGCAGATGACGCCGCCGGGCTCGGCCTGCTCGATCGCGTTCGGCACCGGGCTCGACATCCCGCTCGAGCCCGGGCAGCAGAAGACGATCCAGGTGGTCGTGCCGAACGCCGACGAGGCGAAGGCGCAGCTCGAGGCGGTCGGCGTCGCGACCAAGGGCGTCGAGGATCTCGGATGGGGGCGGTTCGTCTGGTTCGACGACCCGGACGGCAACACTTGGACGCTGCAGGAGCTTCCGGACTACGCGGCCTGA
- a CDS encoding IclR family transcriptional regulator — MAETTTSPASQTLSRGIRILEVLADARTPLTIDEIALRLGVHRSIAYRLLRTLEDHGLVSRDAAGAVSLGARMAALAAGVAHDLQAEALPELTAIANELGMTCFLAVLDGAECITLASVEPRHAVASVAQRPGARHPVTVGAPGKAILAQLRSIDWPADVSPALREAITLTEHRGYATSHDEVIPTVQSVAVPLVLRGQRPAAIAVVHVATDLNDAAIAARLQHSASVIRDALDG; from the coding sequence ATGGCAGAGACCACGACTTCGCCCGCCTCGCAGACCCTGAGCCGCGGCATCCGCATCCTCGAGGTGCTGGCCGACGCGCGCACCCCGCTTACGATCGATGAGATCGCCCTCCGCCTCGGCGTGCACCGCTCGATCGCCTATCGCCTGCTGCGCACGCTCGAAGACCACGGGCTCGTCTCCCGAGACGCAGCCGGCGCCGTGAGCCTCGGCGCCCGCATGGCAGCTCTCGCGGCAGGTGTGGCGCACGATCTGCAGGCCGAGGCCCTCCCCGAGCTGACGGCGATCGCGAACGAGCTCGGGATGACCTGCTTCCTCGCTGTGCTCGACGGGGCGGAGTGCATCACGCTGGCGAGTGTCGAGCCGCGACATGCGGTCGCGAGCGTGGCCCAGCGCCCCGGCGCGCGGCATCCGGTGACCGTCGGCGCGCCCGGCAAGGCGATCCTGGCGCAGCTGCGGTCGATTGACTGGCCCGCCGACGTCTCCCCCGCCCTCCGTGAGGCGATCACCCTGACGGAGCACCGCGGATATGCGACCAGCCACGACGAGGTGATCCCGACCGTGCAGTCCGTCGCCGTCCCGCTCGTCCTCCGTGGCCAGCGTCCGGCCGCGATCGCCGTGGTGCATGTGGCCACCGACCTGAATGATGCCGCGATCGCCGCACGTCTGCAGCACTCAGCATCCGTCATCCGCGACGCCCTCGACGGCTGA
- a CDS encoding HNH endonuclease signature motif containing protein, protein MNHPVDVLDQVVRDLDGVVCAGSVAGLSDAEKLDLLRAAGEVVRRAEALIVETVASVPARSAGSGDAAFCGQFGCRSMSELLQRVLRTDAAGAGRVIKAARLVRREVDISSGGWLPALWPQLRAALVDGAVGITGLLAATGPIEQARGRVGAVDRLRADAELAAWARGTVVVEMDADADADADPGIDVDEPEPGPAATPEDLRILAQRIVMFLDPDGAEPAEEAAMRGRGMILGRVKNGLIPIHGDLLPETAGQLQRIWDAYLNPKVDGPPLPGVQFVPSDDGDARDGQDARDGRDARDARDRADRDGDVLPSGDPGGQVDTRSRAQKQHDAFTAMLGIAARHDEMPKLGGAAATLIVSVTAEEYATGHGWAHIDGIDTPTTIAAARHTACGGTIQRVLFDPEGRIVGIGSTDRIFTTHQRRAITLRDTECLIPGCHVPASWCEIHHVQEHARGGPTHTDNGVALCWHHHRTLETSGWEIRMDNGLPTVRGPAWWDPHRRWRTPRPRSESTGRSTSTSTSTSTATGRRSARING, encoded by the coding sequence ATGAACCACCCCGTGGATGTGCTCGATCAGGTCGTGAGAGACCTCGACGGGGTGGTGTGTGCGGGGTCGGTGGCGGGGTTGTCGGATGCCGAGAAGCTGGATCTGCTGCGCGCGGCGGGTGAGGTGGTGCGGCGGGCGGAAGCGTTGATCGTGGAGACGGTGGCCTCGGTGCCGGCACGATCGGCGGGGTCGGGGGATGCGGCGTTCTGTGGACAGTTCGGGTGCCGCAGCATGAGCGAGTTGCTGCAACGGGTGCTGCGTACGGACGCGGCGGGGGCGGGGCGGGTGATCAAGGCCGCACGGCTGGTGCGGCGGGAGGTGGACATCAGTTCCGGAGGCTGGCTGCCGGCGTTGTGGCCGCAGTTGCGGGCGGCGTTGGTGGACGGGGCGGTCGGGATCACCGGGTTGTTGGCGGCGACCGGGCCGATCGAACAGGCGCGCGGGCGCGTCGGTGCGGTGGACCGGCTGCGGGCGGACGCGGAACTGGCGGCATGGGCGCGCGGGACCGTCGTCGTCGAGATGGATGCGGATGCGGATGCGGATGCCGATCCCGGTATTGATGTGGATGAACCGGAACCCGGCCCTGCGGCGACGCCGGAGGATCTGCGGATCCTCGCGCAACGGATCGTGATGTTCCTCGACCCCGACGGCGCCGAACCCGCCGAAGAAGCGGCGATGCGGGGCCGCGGCATGATCCTTGGCCGGGTCAAGAACGGGCTGATTCCGATCCACGGGGACCTGTTGCCGGAGACCGCGGGGCAGTTGCAACGGATCTGGGACGCGTATCTGAACCCGAAAGTCGACGGGCCACCCCTGCCGGGTGTGCAGTTCGTACCCTCTGACGACGGTGATGCGCGGGACGGGCAGGATGCGCGGGACGGGCGGGATGCGCGGGATGCGCGGGATCGTGCGGATCGGGATGGTGACGTGTTGCCATCCGGGGATCCGGGCGGGCAGGTCGACACCCGCTCGCGGGCGCAGAAGCAGCACGACGCGTTCACGGCGATGCTGGGGATCGCTGCCCGGCATGACGAGATGCCGAAGCTGGGTGGGGCGGCGGCGACGCTGATCGTGTCCGTGACCGCGGAAGAGTATGCGACCGGCCACGGGTGGGCGCACATCGACGGGATCGACACCCCGACCACGATCGCCGCAGCCCGCCACACCGCCTGCGGCGGCACCATCCAACGGGTGCTGTTCGACCCCGAAGGCCGCATCGTCGGCATCGGGAGCACGGACCGCATCTTCACCACCCACCAACGCCGCGCGATCACCCTCCGCGACACCGAGTGCCTGATCCCCGGATGTCACGTCCCCGCGTCCTGGTGCGAGATCCACCACGTCCAGGAACATGCCCGCGGCGGGCCGACCCATACCGACAACGGTGTCGCACTGTGCTGGCACCACCACCGCACTCTGGAGACCTCCGGGTGGGAGATCCGCATGGACAACGGTCTCCCCACCGTCCGCGGACCCGCCTGGTGGGACCCACACCGACGATGGCGCACACCACGACCCCGGTCCGAGAGCACAGGCAGGAGCACAAGCACAAGCACAAGCACAAGCACGGCTACCGGGCGACGATCTGCCAGAATCAACGGGTGA
- a CDS encoding MFS transporter, translating into MSGQSQVGFTPTGTIATAADRRRVVFATVVGTTVEWYDFFIYATAVGLVFGQLFFEPLGANSALIAFATVGVSFLFRPLGAFLAGHYGDKFGRKTVLMWTLILMGAATALIGILPTYEAIGIAAPILLVLLRILQGISAGGEWGGAVLMAVEHAPRAKRGIFGASPQIGVPLGLLLASGVMALMTAIAPGEQFAIWGWRVPFLLSVVLILVGYYVRRKVEESPVFTELAARKEKARMPIVQLFRKHALLVVIAAFVFAGNNAVGYMTTGGYIQGYATNPEGPIGLDRGPVLWAVAGSAVTWLLTTLLAGWVSDRIGRRSTYVIGWVLQLVGVFTLFPLVNTGDIGLLFAGLAILTIGLGFTYGPQAALYTELFPASIRFSGVSISYAIGAIAGGAFAPTIATAIVQATGSTQAVTWYLAGMTVLGLIATLLLRDRSGIPLGPDHEDEQSVSPIRGLAKV; encoded by the coding sequence ATGAGCGGGCAGTCACAGGTTGGGTTCACGCCCACCGGAACCATCGCGACGGCGGCCGATCGGCGTCGCGTCGTGTTCGCCACCGTCGTCGGAACCACCGTGGAGTGGTACGACTTCTTCATCTACGCCACCGCGGTGGGGCTCGTCTTCGGACAGCTCTTCTTCGAGCCGCTGGGGGCGAACAGCGCCCTGATCGCGTTCGCGACCGTCGGTGTGAGCTTCCTCTTCCGTCCCCTCGGAGCGTTCCTCGCCGGGCACTACGGAGACAAGTTCGGACGCAAGACCGTATTGATGTGGACGCTGATCCTGATGGGCGCCGCGACCGCGCTGATCGGTATCCTGCCCACCTATGAGGCCATCGGAATCGCCGCTCCGATCCTCCTCGTGCTCCTGCGCATCCTCCAGGGCATCTCGGCCGGTGGCGAGTGGGGTGGCGCCGTGCTGATGGCTGTCGAGCACGCTCCGCGCGCGAAGCGCGGCATCTTCGGCGCCTCGCCGCAGATCGGCGTGCCACTGGGTCTGCTGCTCGCCTCGGGCGTCATGGCGCTGATGACGGCGATCGCGCCAGGAGAGCAGTTCGCGATCTGGGGCTGGCGGGTCCCGTTCCTGCTCAGCGTCGTGCTGATCCTGGTCGGCTACTACGTGCGCCGCAAGGTCGAGGAGAGCCCGGTGTTCACCGAGCTCGCCGCCCGCAAGGAGAAGGCGCGCATGCCGATCGTGCAGCTGTTCCGCAAGCACGCCCTGCTCGTGGTGATCGCCGCATTCGTCTTCGCGGGCAACAACGCGGTCGGCTACATGACCACCGGCGGCTACATCCAGGGCTACGCCACGAACCCCGAAGGACCGATCGGCCTCGATCGCGGCCCGGTGCTGTGGGCCGTCGCCGGCTCCGCCGTCACCTGGCTGCTCACGACGCTCCTGGCCGGATGGGTGTCCGACCGCATCGGTCGCCGCTCGACGTACGTCATCGGCTGGGTGCTGCAGCTGGTGGGTGTCTTCACCCTGTTCCCGCTCGTGAACACCGGTGACATCGGTCTGCTGTTCGCCGGACTCGCGATCCTCACGATCGGCCTCGGCTTCACCTACGGGCCGCAGGCGGCGCTGTACACCGAGCTGTTCCCCGCCAGCATCCGCTTCTCGGGAGTCTCGATCTCGTACGCGATCGGCGCCATCGCCGGCGGCGCATTCGCTCCGACCATCGCCACGGCGATCGTGCAGGCGACCGGCTCGACGCAGGCGGTCACCTGGTACCTCGCCGGGATGACGGTGCTCGGCCTGATCGCGACGCTGTTGCTGCGCGACCGCTCCGGCATCCCGCTCGGACCCGACCATGAGGATGAGCAGTCCGTGAGCCCGATCCGCGGGCTCGCGAAGGTCTGA
- a CDS encoding thiamine pyrophosphate-binding protein yields MPTVSAHVALTLAQHIDAVFGVMGNGNAYFLDAIETQTSAVFTAVRHEQGAVVAADAHFRASGRIAAGTSTYGAGFTNTLTALAEAVQAHVPLVLVVGDEPTSGPRPWDVDQIALASAVGARTYTVGRADAAATTVIAIEHALTYRVPVVLAIPYDVAALEAGPVANAPSPRVPAPLAPKGEFAEGMLDEIADALRTAERPFLLAGRGAWLAGASTALGELADATGALTASSALGRGVFPDSRYDLGVTGGFGADGAMELIRSADVAVVFGASLNQFTMRFGELFAPGTRVFQVDIAPAATHAHIGGFVRADARVAAEALVSRLTAAGAAAPWRESVDVAAARSYDAGDDLAPDGRLDPRSAARRIAELLPEDRVVVSDGGHFIGWANMYWPVAAPDRMMMIGTAFQSIGQGWPSVVGATLARRESTVVLTSGDGGGLMAIADLESAVRAAGGRGIAVIWNDAAYGAEVNLYGLKGLAEGPMRIPEVDFAAFGAAVGAEGVVVRTLADLDRLATWTEEDAATRRFLLLDLRISGDVIAPYQQEIIRVNS; encoded by the coding sequence ATGCCCACTGTCTCTGCGCACGTCGCGCTCACCCTCGCACAGCACATCGATGCCGTCTTCGGCGTGATGGGCAACGGCAACGCCTACTTCCTCGACGCGATCGAGACCCAGACCTCCGCAGTGTTCACGGCCGTCCGGCACGAGCAGGGCGCCGTGGTGGCCGCGGACGCGCACTTCCGGGCTTCCGGACGCATCGCCGCCGGCACGTCGACCTACGGCGCCGGATTCACGAACACCCTCACAGCACTCGCCGAGGCCGTGCAGGCGCACGTGCCACTCGTCCTCGTGGTGGGCGACGAGCCGACCTCGGGGCCGCGTCCGTGGGACGTCGACCAGATCGCGCTCGCTTCTGCCGTGGGAGCGCGTACCTATACGGTCGGACGAGCGGATGCCGCCGCCACCACCGTGATCGCGATCGAGCACGCGCTCACGTACCGGGTGCCCGTGGTGCTCGCGATCCCCTACGACGTCGCCGCTCTGGAGGCCGGGCCGGTGGCCAACGCGCCATCGCCGCGTGTGCCCGCTCCGCTGGCGCCGAAGGGCGAGTTCGCCGAAGGGATGCTCGACGAGATCGCCGACGCGCTCCGCACCGCCGAGCGTCCGTTCCTCCTCGCCGGTCGCGGGGCCTGGCTCGCGGGGGCGAGCACCGCGCTGGGTGAGCTCGCAGACGCGACGGGTGCCCTCACCGCGTCCTCGGCTCTCGGACGCGGCGTCTTCCCGGACAGCCGCTACGACCTCGGCGTCACCGGCGGCTTCGGAGCGGACGGGGCCATGGAGCTCATCCGCTCCGCCGACGTCGCAGTGGTCTTCGGCGCGTCCCTGAACCAGTTCACGATGCGCTTCGGCGAGCTCTTCGCCCCTGGAACCCGCGTCTTCCAGGTCGACATCGCCCCGGCGGCGACCCATGCGCACATCGGCGGCTTCGTGCGGGCCGACGCGCGCGTGGCCGCCGAGGCCCTGGTGTCGCGCCTGACCGCCGCCGGCGCCGCAGCACCGTGGCGCGAGAGCGTCGATGTCGCCGCCGCCCGCAGCTATGACGCGGGAGACGACCTCGCGCCGGACGGACGCCTCGACCCCCGTTCCGCCGCCCGCCGCATCGCCGAGCTGCTGCCGGAAGACCGCGTCGTGGTCTCCGACGGCGGACACTTCATCGGCTGGGCGAACATGTACTGGCCCGTCGCGGCTCCTGATCGCATGATGATGATCGGCACCGCGTTCCAGTCCATCGGCCAGGGATGGCCCAGCGTCGTCGGCGCCACCCTTGCCCGGCGCGAATCGACTGTGGTGCTGACCTCGGGAGACGGCGGTGGGCTGATGGCCATCGCCGACCTCGAGTCCGCGGTCCGCGCTGCGGGTGGTCGCGGTATCGCCGTCATCTGGAACGACGCGGCCTACGGCGCCGAGGTGAACCTCTACGGGCTGAAGGGGCTCGCCGAAGGACCGATGCGTATCCCCGAGGTCGACTTCGCCGCATTCGGTGCGGCGGTCGGCGCCGAGGGCGTCGTGGTGCGCACGCTCGCCGACCTCGATCGCCTGGCCACGTGGACCGAGGAGGATGCCGCCACCCGCCGCTTCCTCCTGCTCGACCTGCGCATCTCCGGAGACGTGATCGCGCCGTACCAGCAGGAGATCATCCGCGTGAACTCCTGA
- a CDS encoding GntR family transcriptional regulator — translation MTSVGSASKSEQAYAWIRSRISGHAFGPGYRLVLGSIAEELGMSVVPVREAIRRLEAEGLVTFERNVGARVTLVDESEYAHTMQTLGLVEGAATALSAPLLDAAALDTAAEVNEQMSRMLGHLDAHAFTELNRQFHSVLFEPCPNPHLLDLVHRGWARLSGIRDSTFAYVPGRAQHSVEEHTQILELIRSGAEPLEIELAARNHRWRTRDAFLDALHNRSHQTLGEVS, via the coding sequence ATGACCTCCGTCGGCAGCGCGAGCAAGTCGGAGCAGGCGTACGCCTGGATCCGCTCGCGGATCTCGGGTCATGCCTTCGGGCCCGGCTACCGTCTGGTGCTCGGCTCGATCGCCGAGGAACTCGGCATGAGCGTGGTGCCTGTGCGGGAAGCGATCCGCCGGCTCGAGGCCGAAGGACTCGTCACGTTCGAACGCAACGTCGGCGCCCGCGTCACGCTGGTCGACGAGAGCGAGTACGCCCACACGATGCAGACGCTCGGCCTGGTCGAGGGGGCGGCGACCGCGCTGTCCGCTCCCCTGCTCGACGCTGCGGCGCTCGATACGGCCGCCGAGGTCAACGAGCAGATGTCTCGCATGCTCGGACACCTCGACGCGCACGCCTTCACAGAGCTGAACCGGCAGTTCCACTCGGTGCTGTTCGAGCCGTGCCCGAACCCGCACCTGCTCGACCTCGTGCACCGCGGATGGGCGCGGCTGTCCGGCATCCGCGACTCCACCTTCGCCTACGTGCCCGGCCGCGCGCAGCATTCGGTCGAGGAGCACACCCAGATCCTCGAGCTGATCAGATCGGGCGCAGAGCCCCTCGAGATCGAGCTCGCCGCCCGCAACCATCGCTGGCGCACGAGGGACGCGTTCCTCGACGCCCTGCACAACCGTTCCCACCAGACACTTGGAGAAGTCTCATGA